In Candidatus Defluviilinea proxima, a single genomic region encodes these proteins:
- a CDS encoding carbohydrate ABC transporter permease, which yields MGVLGFGLRWGVLLLFAAYFFIPILWLVLATSKSAPQLLEMRPLAFGSFQRIQEAWQRIVEYQDGEVLLWAFNSIRYVIWALALSLSISIPAGYILAVSRFPGRRLLIWLTLITMLLPPSALVLPMFMELNLFHLINTQWSVILPSAFFPFGTYLTYIYYASSLPRDLLDAARVDGCSEAQLFWHIALPLATPLLGLLAFINFNTNWNNFFGPYVLLNDNSLFNLPVGIQQFVAATSALRPGFNPSPGVMVGYQQAEAALFGLIMVVPVAIVFLIAQRYVVGGAFTGSVKG from the coding sequence ATGGGAGTTTTGGGATTTGGGTTGCGTTGGGGAGTGCTGTTGCTGTTCGCTGCATACTTCTTTATTCCCATATTATGGCTCGTGTTGGCAACTTCTAAAAGTGCGCCTCAACTTCTTGAGATGAGACCCTTGGCCTTTGGTTCGTTCCAACGTATTCAGGAAGCATGGCAGAGAATTGTTGAATATCAAGATGGCGAAGTTCTATTGTGGGCGTTCAATTCCATTCGTTACGTGATATGGGCATTAGCCTTATCACTATCGATTAGCATCCCTGCTGGTTACATTCTGGCTGTTTCTCGTTTTCCAGGTCGTCGTCTATTAATTTGGTTGACATTGATCACCATGTTGTTGCCACCCTCGGCTCTGGTATTGCCCATGTTTATGGAACTGAATCTGTTCCATTTGATCAATACTCAGTGGTCTGTCATTTTGCCATCTGCTTTTTTCCCCTTCGGCACATATTTGACCTATATCTATTACGCCTCGAGTCTACCGCGCGATCTGCTTGATGCGGCGCGAGTGGATGGTTGTTCTGAGGCGCAATTGTTCTGGCACATTGCCTTACCGCTTGCGACTCCATTGTTGGGCTTGCTCGCTTTCATTAATTTCAATACCAATTGGAATAATTTCTTTGGCCCCTATGTTTTGTTGAATGACAATAGCCTCTTCAACCTGCCAGTTGGAATTCAGCAATTTGTTGCGGCGACTTCCGCCCTCCGCCCTGGATTCAATCCCAGCCCCGGTGTGATGGTCGGTTATCAACAAGCTGAAGCGGCGTTATTCGGGCTCATCATGGTAGTGCCTGTGGCGATTGTATTTCTGATTGCTCAACGCTATGTCGTTGGGGGGGCCTTTACTGGTTCCGTTAAAGGTTGA
- a CDS encoding galactitol-1-phosphate 5-dehydrogenase: MKAVVLENQKVITYKDVPTPEPGPGHVRLKIKAISICGSDIKRYVDGHRMYPLILGHENSGIIDRVGDGVSKEYVGKHAAIIPLVPCFECEECKRGYYSACHSYSFIGSRQSGGFAEYVDLPEKNVFILPDELPFEHAALIEPSTVARHMLALGDFKSGQTAVVLGSGSIGLMIVQWLRILGASQIIVTDILDDNLQIASKVGAHVTLNPSKVDVAKEVKKLLGNGADITLEATGVPQVLEQTISLTRPRGKIVLAGNQPLDKSLPLTFIENLMRRELSLIGCFMSYSAPFPGHEWTETLTALMDGSLDMDTLISHRFPLSKTPEVFEKIGAHQLAHQKIILNPEEVA; encoded by the coding sequence ATGAAAGCCGTTGTACTTGAAAACCAGAAGGTTATTACTTATAAAGATGTCCCGACACCCGAACCGGGCCCGGGTCATGTGCGCCTTAAGATAAAAGCTATTTCGATCTGTGGCTCAGATATCAAACGTTACGTGGATGGACATCGAATGTATCCCCTTATCCTGGGGCATGAGAATTCCGGGATCATTGATCGTGTTGGTGATGGCGTCAGTAAAGAATATGTGGGCAAACATGCCGCCATTATCCCTCTTGTGCCTTGTTTTGAATGCGAAGAATGTAAGCGTGGATATTATTCAGCCTGTCACAGCTATTCTTTCATCGGCTCACGCCAATCAGGCGGCTTTGCCGAGTATGTTGACCTTCCGGAGAAAAATGTTTTTATCCTGCCCGATGAACTGCCATTTGAACATGCCGCGTTGATCGAACCCTCGACAGTTGCGAGACATATGCTGGCTTTGGGAGATTTCAAAAGCGGGCAAACTGCGGTTGTGTTGGGCTCGGGTTCCATTGGTTTAATGATCGTGCAATGGCTCCGTATTCTTGGCGCAAGCCAGATTATTGTTACCGATATTTTGGATGACAACTTGCAGATAGCCTCCAAGGTTGGCGCACACGTTACGCTCAATCCATCCAAAGTGGATGTGGCAAAAGAAGTGAAGAAACTGCTCGGGAATGGTGCTGACATAACTTTGGAAGCCACGGGCGTTCCACAAGTTTTGGAGCAAACCATTTCACTGACGCGTCCGCGCGGGAAGATCGTTTTGGCTGGCAATCAGCCACTGGATAAAAGTCTCCCGTTAACGTTCATCGAAAATTTGATGCGACGGGAACTCAGCCTCATTGGTTGTTTTATGTCCTACTCGGCTCCATTCCCCGGTCACGAGTGGACAGAGACTCTGACAGCCCTAATGGATGGCAGCTTGGATATGGACACATTGATCTCCCATCGTTTTCCGCTTTCGAAAACGCCGGAGGTATTTGAAAAAATTGGAGCACATCAATTGGCGCATCAAAAGATCATCTTGAATCCTGAGGAAGTGGCATGA
- a CDS encoding carbohydrate kinase codes for MATKHILTVDVGTSSTKTALWTETGQLVTQASSSYNLHRPEPLMAEIHGDSWWQAVCGTIQTVLTKGGVDPASIAGIGVDGVGWTLIPVDRTGDPLHPAMIWLDRRAGQETNWLKSLPEADNLIALNANPLDAAYITPKLIWLKKNRPDIFNSAYKFLEATGFIVSRFTGEFICDYTQAYGYHFFDIRNEKWNQHAAEIIGVPIEKMPLLSRSAEVVGTVTKKAAEQTGLKPGIPVIAGCLDAIAGALGSGVVKVGQTNEQGGQAGGIGISLDHVVVEPRLIFSHHVIPGQYLLQAGTVGGGSLSWFRDQLGHPEVNVGNLIGQNPFELFSKQVEASKPGAGGLIFLPYMAGERTPLWSSIARGVFFGLTYNTTRADILRAIMEGCAFAVYDNLQIAEEHGVKVDEYLGSGGAVQSAVWCQIKADIYGKPFVVAKLADGSEGGHGLGLFALTSYGIGLHKDMGKCVSDLLPKRQVFEPSMKNHDLYQELFGVYRSLSRKLMDDFSRLAEIMRKDDE; via the coding sequence ATGGCAACCAAACATATCTTAACGGTGGACGTAGGGACGTCCAGTACAAAGACAGCCTTGTGGACAGAGACTGGACAATTGGTAACCCAAGCTTCCTCCAGTTACAACCTGCATCGCCCAGAACCGTTAATGGCCGAAATCCATGGGGACAGTTGGTGGCAAGCTGTTTGCGGGACGATACAAACGGTTCTTACGAAGGGTGGGGTTGATCCTGCTTCGATAGCCGGTATCGGCGTCGACGGCGTTGGCTGGACGTTGATACCGGTGGATCGTACAGGCGATCCACTTCACCCGGCCATGATCTGGTTGGATCGCCGAGCCGGGCAGGAAACAAATTGGCTCAAATCATTACCTGAAGCCGATAACCTGATAGCCCTAAATGCCAACCCACTAGATGCCGCTTACATTACTCCCAAGTTAATATGGCTTAAGAAAAACCGTCCTGACATCTTTAATTCAGCATATAAATTTCTCGAAGCAACTGGCTTCATCGTGTCGCGATTTACAGGTGAATTTATCTGTGATTACACACAAGCCTATGGTTACCATTTTTTTGACATCAGAAACGAGAAGTGGAATCAACATGCCGCCGAAATTATCGGTGTGCCGATAGAGAAGATGCCGCTCTTATCTCGTAGCGCAGAAGTTGTAGGCACAGTTACTAAAAAAGCCGCTGAACAAACCGGCCTCAAGCCCGGTATACCCGTCATCGCTGGTTGTTTGGATGCAATCGCCGGTGCATTAGGTTCGGGCGTGGTCAAAGTGGGGCAGACCAACGAACAGGGTGGACAAGCGGGTGGCATTGGCATCAGCCTGGATCATGTTGTGGTGGAACCACGCCTGATTTTTTCTCACCACGTGATTCCCGGGCAGTATCTTCTGCAGGCTGGAACTGTCGGCGGTGGATCGCTCAGTTGGTTCAGAGACCAGCTTGGGCACCCGGAAGTGAACGTTGGAAATTTGATCGGTCAGAATCCGTTCGAGTTGTTTAGCAAACAAGTTGAGGCATCCAAACCCGGAGCGGGTGGTCTCATCTTCCTGCCCTATATGGCGGGCGAGCGGACTCCTTTGTGGAGCAGTATCGCTCGAGGAGTATTTTTTGGCCTGACGTATAACACGACCCGCGCCGATATTTTGCGAGCCATCATGGAAGGGTGCGCTTTTGCCGTGTACGATAATTTGCAGATCGCCGAAGAGCATGGGGTAAAAGTGGATGAGTATTTAGGCTCTGGCGGTGCGGTTCAGAGCGCGGTTTGGTGTCAGATCAAAGCTGATATTTATGGGAAGCCTTTTGTTGTTGCCAAACTTGCTGATGGTAGTGAGGGTGGACATGGCTTGGGGTTATTTGCCTTGACCAGTTACGGGATCGGATTACACAAGGATATGGGAAAGTGTGTTTCTGACTTGCTCCCAAAGCGACAGGTCTTTGAACCATCTATGAAGAACCATGATCTATATCAAGAACTGTTTGGGGTTTATCGAAGCCTGTCTCGAAAATTGATGGATGATTTTTCCAGACTGGCTGAGATCATGCGGAAAGATGACGAATAA
- the fucU gene encoding L-fucose mutarotase gives MLIGISPLISPELLALLHRMGHGDEIVLADAHFPGETYGKRVLRADGLRIPDLLDAILPLYALDTYVESPLIMMRAVAGDQLDPAVESSYRQAVDKHWPDTPPIQRIDRFDFYDRTKQAFAVLMTGETAKYGNIILKKGVTPIVPK, from the coding sequence ATGTTGATTGGAATATCCCCTCTGATTTCCCCTGAATTGTTGGCACTTCTACACCGTATGGGACATGGCGACGAAATTGTACTTGCGGATGCGCACTTTCCTGGCGAAACCTACGGGAAACGCGTACTGCGTGCAGATGGATTGCGCATTCCTGATCTGCTGGATGCCATCCTGCCTCTTTATGCCTTGGATACCTATGTCGAAAGCCCGTTGATCATGATGCGCGCTGTTGCAGGCGATCAATTGGATCCTGCAGTGGAATCATCCTATCGTCAGGCTGTAGACAAACATTGGCCAGATACTCCACCCATTCAGCGGATCGACCGTTTCGATTTTTATGACAGGACCAAACAAGCTTTTGCTGTCCTGATGACCGGTGAAACAGCGAAATATGGCAACATCATCTTGAAAAAAGGTGTCACACCCATAGTCCCTAAATAA
- a CDS encoding aldo/keto reductase, which produces MNNTLEKIDPDLVPYRTLYTGAKIPAVGLGTFGSDRFTADQIAQAVLGAAQIGYRHFDCAAVYGNEKEIGVSLQKIMNSGISRKELWITSKLWNDKHAEEDVIPACKQTLKDLQLEYLDLYLIHWPFPNHHAPGVDVNSRDPHAIPYIHENYMKTWRQMEKLVEMGLVRHIGTSNVTIAKLKLLLRDAKIKPAANEMEIHPHFQQPELFQFCLDNQMAPIGFAPIGSPTRPDRDRTPDDTVDIEDPVIVKIAQRLNIHPAVVCVKWAVQRGQIPIPFSIHPDQYLNNLKAAVSEPLTEQEMQEIAGIDKNNRLIKGQVFLWESANDWQDLWDLDEKIALE; this is translated from the coding sequence ATGAATAACACACTTGAGAAAATTGACCCTGACTTGGTACCTTATCGCACATTATATACAGGTGCAAAAATTCCCGCAGTGGGATTGGGAACGTTTGGCTCGGATCGTTTTACTGCAGACCAAATTGCACAAGCCGTCTTGGGCGCCGCCCAGATTGGATACCGTCATTTTGATTGCGCTGCTGTCTATGGCAATGAAAAAGAGATCGGTGTTTCCTTGCAGAAAATCATGAACAGTGGCATCTCACGCAAAGAATTATGGATCACCTCCAAGCTTTGGAATGACAAACATGCAGAAGAAGATGTCATCCCTGCCTGCAAGCAAACGCTTAAAGACTTGCAGTTGGAATACTTGGATCTCTATTTGATCCATTGGCCGTTTCCGAATCACCATGCTCCCGGTGTAGATGTCAATTCCCGCGACCCTCATGCAATTCCCTATATCCATGAAAATTACATGAAGACTTGGCGACAAATGGAAAAGTTGGTGGAGATGGGCTTGGTTCGCCATATTGGAACGTCCAACGTGACGATTGCTAAATTGAAGCTGTTGTTACGCGATGCCAAGATCAAACCCGCCGCCAATGAAATGGAAATTCACCCGCATTTTCAGCAACCGGAACTTTTCCAGTTTTGCCTTGATAATCAGATGGCGCCGATTGGTTTCGCTCCCATTGGTTCGCCCACACGCCCAGACCGGGATCGAACGCCTGATGATACTGTTGATATCGAAGATCCGGTCATTGTAAAAATCGCGCAACGACTGAACATTCATCCTGCGGTCGTTTGTGTCAAGTGGGCAGTTCAACGTGGACAGATACCGATCCCGTTTTCGATTCACCCCGATCAATATTTGAACAATCTCAAAGCCGCTGTTTCAGAACCTCTCACAGAACAAGAGATGCAGGAGATTGCAGGCATTGATAAGAACAACCGTCTGATCAAAGGTCAGGTTTTCTTGTGGGAGAGCGCCAATGATTGGCAGGATCTATGGGACTTGGACGAGAAAATTGCGTTGGAATGA
- a CDS encoding DUF5110 domain-containing protein, which translates to MNLIEFTTQPGELWLETSHGIISLTAYSPRIIRIRYTLESGFSRKDSLMVVPDAQIPTNVVVRKTDGSLFFSTSELTIQIDRSTLAFKYLDVHGKVLTSEPERGGKTLVPVDVTKFISSKENDIHTDVGADGLRVSTNAFKEVFDRKAYHTKLEFEWMDGEALYGLGSHEEGMLNLRGQHQYLYQQNMKAVVPVLISTRGYGILLDNYSYMTFHDDAFGSYLWTDVADEMDFYFIYGPEFDQIVSGVRTLTGKAPMLPRWAFGYIQSKERYESQDELIEVVQEYRKRGLPLDCIVLDWKSWPEGLWGQKTLDLKRFPNPKEMTAELHRLNARLMVSIWPIMSPESDNCIEMRDKGYLLGNQATYNAFQKEARELYWKQANEGLFSNNIDAWWCDCTEPFEADWKDAFKPEPEERVRINTDEAKKYLDPQYINAYSLLHSKGIYEGQRQITDQKRVVNLTRSAYAGQHRYGTITWSGDLAATWETLRRQIADGLNFCVTGSPYWTLDIGAFFVKNKPELWFWHGDYDQGVDDMGYRELYVRWFQFGAFLPMFRSHGTDTPREIWRFGNLGEPMYDALVKFLRLRYQLMPYIYSLAGQIAHENYTMLRALPFDFRGDPATYNVSDQFMFGPALLVNPVTKPMYYGPNLMPLSGIEKTRSVYLPVGSDWYDFWTGERYAGGKTLIANADLDTIPLYVRAGSIIPLGPDVFYADEKPQTIVELRIYPGQDGTFTLYQDEGDNYNYEKGLFATIQLRWEDEVHRLILEERKGEYPGMNKTLEFSISVVGEMYEHKVIYDGTQKVINVH; encoded by the coding sequence ATGAATTTAATTGAATTCACTACCCAACCGGGAGAGCTCTGGCTTGAGACTTCGCATGGCATCATAAGCCTGACTGCATATTCTCCGCGTATTATTCGGATTCGGTATACGCTTGAATCAGGCTTCTCACGAAAAGACAGTTTGATGGTCGTGCCTGATGCGCAAATTCCGACAAATGTTGTTGTTAGAAAAACGGACGGCTCGCTCTTTTTCTCAACATCCGAACTCACCATTCAGATTGATCGCAGTACGTTAGCGTTCAAATATCTGGATGTACATGGCAAAGTTCTTACAAGTGAACCAGAGCGAGGTGGAAAAACTCTTGTCCCGGTGGATGTTACGAAATTTATTTCCAGCAAAGAAAATGACATTCACACAGATGTAGGCGCTGATGGGTTACGAGTTTCGACCAATGCCTTCAAAGAGGTATTTGACCGCAAAGCCTATCACACGAAACTTGAGTTTGAATGGATGGATGGGGAGGCTCTTTATGGTCTGGGCTCTCACGAAGAGGGAATGCTAAATTTACGTGGTCAGCACCAGTATCTGTATCAGCAAAACATGAAGGCAGTTGTTCCAGTTCTTATTTCTACAAGGGGCTATGGAATTTTATTGGACAACTACTCCTATATGACATTCCATGATGATGCCTTCGGCTCTTACCTGTGGACAGATGTTGCAGACGAAATGGATTTTTACTTTATCTATGGGCCGGAGTTCGATCAAATTGTCAGCGGAGTTCGGACATTAACTGGGAAAGCTCCCATGCTCCCACGATGGGCATTTGGGTATATCCAATCGAAAGAAAGATATGAATCGCAAGATGAATTGATTGAAGTGGTGCAAGAGTACCGCAAACGTGGACTGCCCCTCGATTGCATTGTATTGGATTGGAAGTCTTGGCCGGAAGGTCTGTGGGGACAAAAAACACTGGATCTCAAACGCTTTCCAAATCCAAAGGAGATGACTGCAGAACTTCACCGGCTGAATGCCCGTTTGATGGTTTCTATTTGGCCGATCATGTCGCCCGAGAGTGATAACTGCATCGAAATGCGTGACAAGGGGTATTTGCTTGGAAACCAGGCTACTTATAATGCGTTTCAAAAAGAGGCACGTGAACTCTATTGGAAACAAGCCAACGAGGGACTATTCTCTAACAACATAGACGCGTGGTGGTGTGACTGTACAGAACCATTCGAAGCGGATTGGAAAGATGCATTCAAACCTGAACCGGAAGAACGAGTACGAATCAATACCGATGAAGCGAAAAAATATCTTGACCCTCAATATATTAATGCGTATTCCCTGTTGCACTCCAAAGGTATTTACGAGGGGCAACGACAAATAACCGACCAGAAGCGTGTTGTGAATCTGACACGTTCGGCATATGCCGGGCAACACCGCTATGGCACGATTACCTGGTCTGGAGATCTTGCCGCCACTTGGGAAACATTGCGCCGCCAGATCGCTGATGGGTTGAACTTCTGCGTAACCGGGTCTCCGTATTGGACTTTGGATATTGGCGCTTTCTTTGTAAAGAACAAACCTGAACTGTGGTTCTGGCATGGTGATTACGATCAAGGCGTGGACGATATGGGCTATCGGGAACTCTATGTGCGTTGGTTCCAGTTTGGCGCGTTTCTACCCATGTTCCGCTCGCATGGCACCGATACCCCGCGCGAAATCTGGCGCTTCGGCAATCTAGGCGAACCGATGTACGACGCGCTCGTTAAATTCCTTCGGCTTCGCTATCAATTGATGCCTTATATCTATTCTTTGGCTGGGCAGATCGCGCACGAAAACTACACCATGTTACGTGCTCTGCCTTTTGATTTTCGCGGTGACCCCGCCACATATAACGTTTCCGACCAGTTTATGTTTGGCCCAGCTTTGCTGGTCAACCCTGTGACGAAGCCGATGTATTACGGTCCCAATTTGATGCCGTTATCTGGTATTGAAAAAACTCGCTCAGTGTATCTACCCGTTGGCAGTGATTGGTATGACTTCTGGACAGGTGAACGTTATGCAGGTGGGAAAACATTAATCGCAAATGCAGATTTGGACACAATACCTTTATATGTGCGTGCCGGATCGATTATCCCACTAGGCCCGGATGTTTTTTATGCGGATGAGAAACCACAGACCATTGTAGAACTTCGAATCTATCCCGGGCAAGATGGTACGTTTACTTTATATCAAGATGAAGGCGACAATTACAACTATGAAAAAGGCCTTTTTGCAACCATTCAGTTGCGATGGGAAGATGAGGTGCACCGTCTCATTTTGGAAGAACGTAAGGGGGAATATCCTGGAATGAACAAGACACTGGAATTTTCAATTTCGGTAGTTGGGGAGATGTACGAACATAAAGTTATATATGATGGAACACAGAAGGTCATTAATGTCCACTGA
- a CDS encoding ketose-bisphosphate aldolase, whose protein sequence is MTLQNVLPWILRAQQEGWAVGAFNANTLEQVQAIVSAAQAESAPAIMQVSHRALTYIGSGNEIQGLKYIAAIGKIAAESVTVPIALHLDHGTESEVLQAIALGFTSVMFDGDALPFEENISVTKRLCEMARSVGVCMEAEIGEVPKPDGKAFNEADIALTDPDEAFQFAEATGVDLLAIALGSVHGLKTKQISLDLDRLTAIRKRVSVPLVLHGSSGVSDQDIKQGVTMGLAKVNVATQLSQAFTGAVREVLSQDKELVDPRKYLVEGRSAQTEIVRERIRFLGASGKAG, encoded by the coding sequence ATGACACTGCAAAATGTATTACCCTGGATTCTGCGTGCCCAGCAGGAAGGCTGGGCTGTTGGTGCGTTCAACGCAAATACTTTGGAACAAGTACAAGCCATTGTTTCGGCGGCTCAAGCCGAGTCCGCGCCTGCCATCATGCAAGTGAGTCACCGGGCATTAACATATATTGGCAGTGGCAATGAAATACAAGGACTCAAATATATCGCCGCCATTGGGAAGATCGCCGCTGAAAGTGTTACTGTGCCAATTGCCCTGCATTTGGATCATGGAACAGAGAGTGAAGTGCTTCAGGCTATCGCTTTAGGTTTTACCTCTGTCATGTTTGATGGCGATGCACTACCTTTTGAAGAAAATATTTCTGTCACGAAACGGCTTTGTGAAATGGCTCGTTCTGTTGGGGTCTGCATGGAAGCCGAAATTGGCGAAGTCCCAAAGCCCGATGGGAAAGCGTTCAATGAAGCCGATATTGCACTCACCGATCCTGATGAAGCATTTCAATTTGCTGAGGCAACAGGAGTTGATCTGCTTGCAATCGCTTTGGGGTCTGTACACGGACTCAAGACCAAGCAAATCTCACTGGATCTGGATCGTCTGACAGCTATTCGTAAACGCGTCTCTGTTCCGCTCGTGTTACACGGATCATCTGGTGTTTCGGACCAAGACATTAAGCAAGGTGTGACGATGGGGCTGGCAAAGGTCAATGTGGCGACACAATTGTCTCAAGCCTTCACGGGTGCGGTTCGTGAAGTTCTCAGCCAGGATAAAGAATTGGTTGACCCGCGCAAATATCTGGTCGAGGGAAGAAGCGCTCAAACAGAAATTGTGCGTGAGCGAATTCGCTTCCTTGGTGCATCGGGTAAAGCAGGTTAA
- a CDS encoding alpha-galactosidase, with product MSTEYATRLSLFQFGDMLVEYLLATDSQTVGLRMFPASMVDKVVKRREFLRTHESLLLPDTFPPMRAWQVEPLVQVKLTSDAVSGGFSQGITLRNSATLSSLHYVRQEVVEGKDKTEVVTTLRSERGYACEHHVSYRHGDEAITIQTLFRNESQEILSLELLASFSLSGLTPFAEDDAPNRLYLHRFLSSWSAEGRHLCQSLEELNLERSWSGHGVRTERFGQVGSMPVRGYFPFIGVEDRAEGVFWGAQLAWAGSWQMEAYRRDDQLSLSGGLADREFGHWTKNVAPAESFSSPLAYVSTVKGDLDDLCQRLTSMQVGAVDQAPLSEQSLPVLANEWCTTWGNPEHVRMVEIAKRLKGSGAKYFVIDAGWYRDDGGNWEFSQGEWKPNRNLFPQGIAATAAAIREQGLIPGIWFEFEVVGNQSPLFSSMTSLLQRDGFPVTAGQRRFWDFRDPWVREHLREKVISQLRDSGFGYIKVDYNETIGIGVDGAESLGEGLREHILAVQDFFREMRQELPDLVIEVCASGGHRLEPSMLALASMGSFSDAHESLEIPIIAANLHRLILPRQSQIWAVLHESDSHQRLTYSLAAGFLGRLCLSGEIDKLDDEQWSLVQEAIRFYDKVAHIIKNGKSRLYQQIGTAWRYPQGIQTVMRLSENGKQALVVVHAFSKPPSNGIDILLTDGNWKISNTFPATNSSAVITGNQLRIKTPNEFEGFVLWLVCD from the coding sequence ATGTCCACTGAGTATGCTACTCGTTTGTCGCTTTTCCAATTTGGCGATATGTTGGTTGAGTATTTGCTGGCGACTGACTCTCAAACAGTTGGGTTACGTATGTTTCCCGCGTCGATGGTGGATAAAGTTGTGAAGCGTCGTGAGTTTTTGCGAACCCATGAATCTCTTTTGTTACCTGACACATTTCCTCCGATGCGTGCCTGGCAAGTCGAGCCGCTGGTTCAGGTTAAGCTAACAAGCGATGCGGTGAGCGGTGGGTTTAGTCAAGGCATCACCTTGCGTAATAGTGCAACACTATCCAGCTTGCATTATGTTCGACAGGAAGTAGTTGAAGGGAAAGATAAAACAGAAGTTGTTACGACCCTACGCTCAGAGCGAGGCTACGCGTGTGAGCATCATGTATCTTATCGGCATGGGGACGAAGCCATCACGATTCAAACACTGTTCCGCAACGAGAGTCAAGAAATCCTTTCTCTGGAACTCCTCGCCAGCTTTTCGCTCTCTGGGCTGACTCCGTTTGCGGAGGATGACGCGCCCAATCGTCTTTACTTGCACCGTTTTCTCAGCTCATGGAGCGCCGAGGGGCGTCATCTTTGTCAATCATTGGAAGAACTTAATCTGGAGCGTTCGTGGAGTGGACATGGCGTCCGAACTGAACGGTTTGGTCAGGTTGGTTCAATGCCGGTGCGTGGATACTTCCCGTTTATAGGTGTGGAAGACCGGGCTGAAGGTGTCTTTTGGGGTGCGCAGTTGGCATGGGCAGGTTCATGGCAGATGGAAGCATATCGCCGTGACGATCAGTTGAGTCTTTCAGGCGGTCTTGCGGACCGTGAGTTTGGTCACTGGACGAAAAACGTGGCACCCGCTGAGTCCTTTTCTAGCCCACTGGCGTATGTGTCCACCGTCAAAGGTGATTTGGATGACCTATGTCAACGTCTAACGTCCATGCAAGTTGGGGCTGTGGATCAAGCACCACTCAGCGAACAATCTCTCCCAGTGCTTGCCAACGAATGGTGTACCACTTGGGGTAACCCTGAACACGTACGTATGGTTGAAATTGCCAAACGCTTGAAGGGTTCCGGTGCAAAATATTTTGTGATCGATGCAGGGTGGTATCGGGATGATGGCGGTAATTGGGAATTCTCTCAAGGAGAATGGAAGCCCAATCGCAATTTGTTTCCACAAGGGATTGCCGCCACTGCCGCCGCCATTCGTGAACAGGGACTTATCCCCGGGATTTGGTTTGAGTTCGAAGTAGTTGGCAATCAATCACCGTTGTTCAGTTCGATGACCAGCCTTCTTCAACGCGATGGGTTTCCCGTTACAGCAGGTCAACGCCGCTTCTGGGATTTCCGCGACCCATGGGTACGTGAACATCTTCGCGAGAAGGTTATTTCTCAATTGCGAGATTCTGGATTCGGTTATATCAAGGTGGACTACAACGAGACCATCGGCATTGGCGTTGATGGCGCTGAATCATTGGGGGAAGGATTACGAGAGCACATCTTGGCTGTACAGGATTTCTTCCGAGAGATGCGCCAGGAACTTCCTGATCTGGTAATTGAAGTCTGCGCTTCAGGCGGACACCGGTTGGAACCGTCGATGTTGGCGCTGGCCAGCATGGGTTCCTTTTCTGACGCGCATGAGTCACTCGAAATTCCGATCATTGCCGCCAACCTGCACAGACTAATTTTGCCGCGTCAATCTCAAATTTGGGCTGTTCTCCATGAATCTGATTCACATCAGCGCTTGACATATTCCCTGGCCGCTGGATTTTTAGGCAGACTATGCCTTTCGGGCGAAATAGATAAATTGGACGATGAGCAATGGTCGCTGGTGCAGGAAGCGATTCGTTTCTACGACAAGGTCGCACACATCATCAAGAATGGCAAGAGTCGTCTCTATCAACAGATCGGCACTGCCTGGCGATATCCACAGGGAATACAAACAGTGATGCGCCTCTCAGAAAATGGGAAACAGGCTTTGGTGGTTGTGCATGCGTTTTCAAAACCACCTTCAAATGGAATTGATATTTTGCTCACGGATGGGAACTGGAAAATCTCCAACACTTTTCCTGCGACGAACTCTTCCGCTGTAATTACTGGGAATCAACTGCGTATAAAGACTCCCAATGAGTTTGAAGGTTTCGTCCTATGGTTGGTTTGTGATTGA